One Gossypium raimondii isolate GPD5lz chromosome 3, ASM2569854v1, whole genome shotgun sequence genomic window carries:
- the LOC105796663 gene encoding protein CDC73 homolog — protein MDPLSALRDFTIRGELDKIVRVNDEFRFGTEYSFPCSAETAYRSKQGNLYNLETLVFYIQNHHRRHTEYMHNSLSLRIPAVTFTDRKPLLDYLTGKVSTSDSIVWNPPKFPDEFRPDPSGFDPDSTKPKGNANDAVLDEIGDAHFSIKDKETETADYMGIIRSVEKPLKDREGILECKNKDFYSVLVAATKREEERQRLESQQRKDGLVAKSRLMGAEERGLGLSYGDEMMGFDSKPKMHLKGSKLGEGVPIILVPSAFQTLITIYNVKEFLEDGVFVPTDVKVKQMKGARPECVTVQKKFSRDRDRVVTAYEVRDKPSALKPEDWDRVVAVFVLGKEWQFKDWPFKDHVEIFNKIIGFFMRFEDDSVESAKIVKQWNVKIISISKNKRHQDRAAALEVWDRLEEFVRGRSHS, from the exons ATGGACCCACTTTCCGCCCTCCGCGACTTCACAATCCGGGGTGAGCTCGACAAAATCGTCCGAGTCAACGACGAGTTCCGATTTGGCACCGAGTATTCCTTCCCATGTTCCGCCGAAACCGCCTACCGTTCCAAGCAAGGCAACCTCTACAACCTTGAAACCTTGGTTTTCTACATCCAAAATCACCATCGCAGGCACACCGAGTACATGCACAACTCCCTCTCCCTCCGTATCCCCGCCGTCACTTTCACCGACCGGAAACCCCTCCTGGATTACCTTACCGGGAAAGTCTCCACTTCCGACTCTATCGTTTGGAATCCACCTAAGTTCCCTGACGAGTTTCGACCTGACCCATCTGGGTTCGATCCGGATAGTACTAAACCTAAAGGTAATGCCAATGATGCTGTTTTGGATGAAATAGGAGATGCCCATTTTAGTATTAAAGATAAAGAGACTGAAACTGCGGATTATATGGGAATAATTCGATCGGTTGAGAAACCATTGAAGGATAGAGAAGGGATCTTGGAATGTAAAAATAAGGATTTTTATAGTGTTCTTGTTGCAGCCACCAAAAGGGAAGAAGAAAGGCAGAGACTTGAGTCTCAGCAGAGGAAAGATGGGTTAGTTGCTAAGAGTAGATTGATGGGGGCTGAAGAGAGGGGATTGGGGTTAAGTTATGGAGATGAAATGATGGGATTTGATTCGAAGCCGAAAATGCATTTAAAAGGGAGCAAACTTGGGGAAGGAGTGCCTATTATTTTAGTGCCGAGTGCTTTCCAGACTTTGATTACTATTTATAATGTGAAGGAGTTTTTGGAAGATGGGGTTTTTGTGCCTACTGATGTGAAGGTGAAACAGATGAAAGGGGCAAGACCGGAGTGTGTTACTGTGCAGAAGAAGTTTAGTAGGGACAGAGATAGGGTAGTAACAGCCTATGAAGTGAGAGATAAGCCTTCTGCTTTGAAGCCAGAAGATTGGGATCGCGTGGTGGCAGTATTTGTGTTGGGGAAAGAGTGGCAGTTCAAGGATTGGCCTTTCAAGGATCATGTGGAGATTTTTAATAAGA TTATTGGTTTTTTTATGCGATTTGAAGATGACAGTGTAGAATCTGCAAAGATTGTGAAGCAATGGAATGTGAAGATTATCTCG ATTAGCAAGAATAAGAGACACCAAGATAGGGCTGCAGCTTTGGAGGTTTGGGACAGACTCGAAGAATTTGTGCGGGGACGATCACATTCGTAA
- the LOC105796666 gene encoding uncharacterized protein LOC105796666, whose protein sequence is MEATSVVQLDQTKAKDECLNLSLRPLQVSDVDDFMVWASDEKVTRFCTWEPYTNKEDGLNYIKNTVVPHPWFRAICVDDRPVGAISVSANSGNDKCRGELGYVLASKYWGKGIVTRAVKMVVDTIFVEWPHLERLEALVDVENVGSQRVLEKAGFQREGVLRKYFILKGRSRDMVMFSLLSTDYQS, encoded by the coding sequence ATGGAAGCAACCTCTGTTGTTCAATTAGACCAAACCAAAGCCAAAGATGAATGTCTCAACTTATCTCTCCGACCATTACAAGTTTCAGATGTGGATGATTTCATGGTCTGGGCCAGTGATGAAAAAGTGACACGTTTTTGTACTTGGGAACCTTACACCAACAAAGAAGATGGCTTGAATTACATAAAGAACACTGTTGTGCCTCACCCTTGGTTTAGAGCAATATGTGTTGACGATCGACCGGTTGGTGCTATTTCGGTGAGTGCAAATTCAGGCAATGATAAGTGTAGGGGTGAACTTGGGTATGTTTTGGCATCCAAGTATTGGGGTAAAGGGATTGTAACGAGAGCTGTGAAAATGGTGGTTGATACCATATTTGTTGAATGGCCACATTTGGAGAGACTTGAGGCTTTGGTTGATGTTGAAAATGTGGGGTCTCAAAGGGTGCTTGAAAAAGCTGGGTTTCAAAGAGAAGGTGTTTTGAGGAAGTATTTTATACTGAAAGGGAGGTCAAGAGACATGGTTATGTTTAGTCTTCTTTCTACGGATTATCAGAGTTAA
- the LOC105796658 gene encoding proteasome subunit beta type-2-B: MECVFGLVGNDFAIVAADTSAVHSILVHKSNEDKIMILDSHKLIAASGESGDRVQFTEYVQKNVALYQFRNGIPLTTAAAANFTRGELATALRKNPYFVNILLAGYDKETGPSLFYIDYIATLHKVDKGAFGYGSYFSLAMMDRHYKSGMTVEEAIDLVDKCIMEIRSRLVVAPPNFVIKIVDKDGAREYAWRESVKDAAVPSA; the protein is encoded by the exons ATGGAGTGCGTGTTCGGTTTAGTGGGCAACGACTTTGCCATAGTGGCGGCGGACACGTCGGCTGTTCACAGCATCCTTGTTCACAAATCTAACGAAGATAAGATCATGATCCTCGATTCTCACAAACTCATCGCCGCCAGCGGTGAATCCGGTGACAG AGTGCAGTTCACGGAGTATGTACAGAAAAATGTGGCCTTGTATCAGTTCCGAAACGGTATTCCTTTGACGACTGCCGCCGCCGCTAATTTCACTCGCGGTGAGCTTGCCACTGCCTTAAGGAAG AATCCATACTTTGTGAACATCCTTCTTGCTGGCTATGACAAAGAGACAGGCCCATCTCTGTTCTATATTGACTACATTGCTACACTTCATAAGGTTGATAAGGGAGCATTTGGTTATGGATCCTACTTTTCTCTCGCTATGATGGACAGGCACTACAAAAGTGGCATGACAGTGGAAGAAGCCATTGATTTAGTTGATAAATGCATAATGGAGATCAGATCAAGACTGGTTGTGGCACCACCAAACTTTGTCATCAAGATTGTCGATAAAGATGGAGCAAGAGAATATGCCTGGCGTGAATCCGTCAAGGATGCTGCAGTTCCTTCGGCCTGA
- the LOC105796661 gene encoding non-specific lipid transfer protein GPI-anchored 20, producing the protein MAPCKPYSRLVLALAMALVAATVPVYGQRTINTPCTPSALNIFTPCMNLLTNSSANGTSPTADCCNSLKTLTSSGMDCLCLIVTGSVPFRLPINRTLAISLPRACSMPGVPLQCKAAVGAPVPAPGPISLAPTLSPGTSPTLSPKGSIVPEPTGPAEAPESNTIPTATTGSRPVLNPTASAADRSYGFSPSLVLLTLGFAVFKYY; encoded by the exons ATGGCCCCCTGCAAGCCATACTCTAGGCTGGTCCTAGCACTGGCCATGGCATTGGTGGCAGCGACGGTGCCTGTTTATGGGCAGAGAACTATCAACACTCCATGCACCCCATCGGCACTTAACATCTTCACTCCTTGTATGAACTTGCTTACCAATAGCAGTGCCAATGGTACTTCGCCCACTGCAGATTGTTGCAACTCGCTTAAAACGCTCACATCGAGCGGCATGGACTGTTTGTGCCTCATTGTCACCGGGAGTGTCCCGTTCCGTTTACCTATCAATAGAACTCTAGCTATTTCTCTTCCCCGAGCTTGTAGCATGCCTGGTGTCCCCCTCCAATGCAAAG CCGCTGTTGGTGCACCTGTTCCTGCTCCAG GTCCAATTTCACTTGCACCAACCCTTTCTCCAGGAACATCACCAACTTTAAGCCCAAAAG GTTCCATTGTGCCAGAACCAACAGGACCTGCTGAAGCACCGGAATCCAACACCATCCCGACCGCCACGACGGGTAGCCGCCCTGTTCTGAACCCCACAGCATCAGCTGCCGATCGTTCCTACGGTTTTTCACCATCACTTGTGTTGTTGACATTAGGGTTTGCTGTTTTCAAGTACTACTAG
- the LOC105796665 gene encoding non-specific lipid transfer protein GPI-anchored 5 isoform X1 translates to MATYLVLVVVAMLCAGATAQSGCTNVLIGMSPCLNYITGSSSTPSQQCCTQLANVVRSSPRCLCQVLNGGGSSFGININQTQALALPDSCNVQTPPISSCNAASPAPADSPVGSPKSGSKIPTVDAGDGSRSVPTARENGSSDGSTTKLSLSLFTFLLLATSYSSIFTSH, encoded by the exons ATGGCAACATATCTTGTATTGGTTGTAGTAGCTATGCTTTGTGCAGGAGCCACAGCTCAATCAGGTTGCACTAATGTGTTGATCGGCATGTCACCCTGTTTGAATTACATTACAGGGTCCTCATCAACCCCATCTCAACAATGTTGCACGCAGCTAGCTAATGTCGTGCGTTCATCACCGAGATGCTTGTGTCAGGTCCTTAATGGTGGTGGTTCATCATTTGGGATCAACATCAACCAGACTCAAGCTTTGGCCTTACCTGATTCATGCAATGTTCAGACTCCACCTATCAGCAGTTGTAATG CTGCTTCTCCAGCTCCAGCAGACTCTCCGGTAGGATCACCTAAATCTGGGAGCAAAATTCCAACAG TGGATGCAGGAGATGGATCTAGAAGTGTACCAACTGCACGGGAAAATGGCTCTTCTGATGGAAGCACCACCAAATTGTCACTCTCTTTGTTCACCTTCCTTCTGTTGGCAACGTCATATAGTTCAATCTTCACATCACACTGA
- the LOC105796659 gene encoding 18.1 kDa class I heat shock protein, whose amino-acid sequence MRIPNLTKAFILLMAITLMSTQANSLIPYSRSLWDVMLAEDPFKILEQTPVTVPKGSEPVALARADWKETPRYHAITLDIPGMKKEDLKIEVEENRVLRISGERKEEQEIEGEKWHRAERTNGKFWRQFRLPANVDMDRIKAHMEDGVLRISVPKIVDESKKQSKVIDIVQSGGIGEDVKATSHGHH is encoded by the coding sequence ATGAGAATCCCAAATCTCACCAAAGCCTTTATTTTGTTAATGGCAATAACTCTGATGTCAACCCAAGCCAACAGCCTAATCCCTTACAGTAGATCCTTATGGGACGTGATGCTCGCTGAAGACCCATTCAAAATCCTGGAACAAACCCCAGTGACCGTCCCCAAAGGATCAGAACCCGTCGCTTTAGCTCGAGCCGACTGGAAAGAAACCCCACGGTACCATGCCATTACCCTGGACATCCCAGGGATGAAAAAGGAGGATTTGAAGATCGAGGTTGAAGAGAACAGAGTGTTAAGGATCAGTggagaaaggaaagaagaacaagaaattGAAGGAGAGAAATGGCATAGAGCTGAAAGGACGAATGGGAAGTTCTGGAGACAGTTCAGGTTGCCTGCGAATGTGGATATGGATCGTATCAAAGCTCATATGGAAGATGGGGTTTTGAGGATCAGTGTGCCTAAAATTGTAGATGAGAGTAAGAAGCAGTCTAAGGTGATTGACATTGTTCAGTCGGGTGGTATTGGTGAAGATGTCAAGGCAACCTCCCATGGTCATCATTAG
- the LOC105796660 gene encoding deoxymugineic acid synthase 1-B — MEAGTKMQSPEKETRPELSTMSVQSVPTFPLRSIDEKAIPLIGFGTAEDPFGASRDTLKETIIEAIKLGYRHFDTAAVYQSEQPLGEAISDALRLGLIKSRDELFITSKLWCSDAHRDLVLPALHKTLKNLKLEYVDLYLIHWPLSLKPGKHDFPFKKEDMVPMDIKSVWEAMEECHDIGLTKSIGVSNFSCKKLETLLSSARIPPAVNQVEMSPMWQQKKLRKFCEEKGIVVEAYSPLGAKGAVWGTNQVMECDVLKEIAQAKGKSVAQVCLRWACEQGVCVIVKSFNKERMKQNLDIFDWRLSDDELLKISQLPQCKGYPALEFVSDDGPFKSLQELWDGEI, encoded by the exons ATGGAAGCTGGAACCAAAATGCAGTCACCGGAGAAGGAAACGAGGCCAGAGTTATCCACCATGTCGGTGCAAAGCGTCCCGACATTCCCTCTCCGATCAATTGATGAAAAAGCCATTCCCCTTATAGGCTTCGGCACAGCCGAAGATCCTTTCGGTGCTTCCAGGGATACCTTGAAAGAAACCATCATCGAAGCTATCAAACTAGGATACCGTCACTTCGACACAGCAGCTGTTTACCAATCCGAGCAGCCTTTAGGTGAAGCGATATCAGATGCCCTTCGTCTAGGGCTAATCAAATCCCGAGATGAACTCTTCATTACTTCCAAGCTATGGTGCAGTGATGCACACCGTGACCTTGTCCTCCCAGCACTCCACAAAACACTCaa GAATTTGAAGCTGGAGTATGTTGATCTGTATCTAATTCACTGGCCACTGAGTTTAAAGCCAGGTAAACATGATTTTCCTTTTAAGAAAGAAGACATGGTTCCTATGGATATAAAATCTGTGTGGGAAGCAATGGAGGAGTGTCATGATATTGGCCTAACAAAATCTATTGGTGTAAGCAATTTCTCCTGCAAGAAACTAGAAACCCTCCTTTCCAGTGCCAGAATCCCACCAGCAGTAAACCAA GTGGAGATGAGCCCAATGTGGCAACAAAAGAAACTGAGGAAGTTTTGTGAGGAGAAAGGCATAGTTGTGGAGGCTTATTCTCCTTTGGGTGCCAAAGGAGCTGTGTGGGGAACAAATCAGGTGATGGAGTGTGATGTACTCAAAGAAATTGCCCAAGCCAAGGGAAAATCAGTTGCTCAg GTTTGCTTGAGATGGGCATGTGAACAAGGAGTGTGTGTGATAGTGAAGAGCTTCAACAAGGAAAGGATGAAACAAAACCTTGACATCTTTGATTGGAGGCTCAGTGATGACGAGTTGCTTAAAATAAGCCAACTCCCACAGTGCAAAGGATATCCAGCACTGGAATTTGTATCAGATGATGGTCCTTTCAAGTCTCTTCAAGAGCTTTGGGATGGGGAGATTTGA
- the LOC105796665 gene encoding non-specific lipid transfer protein GPI-anchored 5 isoform X2 has translation MATYLVLVVVAMLCAGATAQSGCTNVLIGMSPCLNYITGSSSTPSQQCCTQLANVVRSSPRCLCQVLNGGGSSFGININQTQALALPDSCNVQTPPISSCNAASPAPADSPVGSPKSGSKIPTGDGSRSVPTARENGSSDGSTTKLSLSLFTFLLLATSYSSIFTSH, from the exons ATGGCAACATATCTTGTATTGGTTGTAGTAGCTATGCTTTGTGCAGGAGCCACAGCTCAATCAGGTTGCACTAATGTGTTGATCGGCATGTCACCCTGTTTGAATTACATTACAGGGTCCTCATCAACCCCATCTCAACAATGTTGCACGCAGCTAGCTAATGTCGTGCGTTCATCACCGAGATGCTTGTGTCAGGTCCTTAATGGTGGTGGTTCATCATTTGGGATCAACATCAACCAGACTCAAGCTTTGGCCTTACCTGATTCATGCAATGTTCAGACTCCACCTATCAGCAGTTGTAATG CTGCTTCTCCAGCTCCAGCAGACTCTCCGGTAGGATCACCTAAATCTGGGAGCAAAATTCCAACAG GAGATGGATCTAGAAGTGTACCAACTGCACGGGAAAATGGCTCTTCTGATGGAAGCACCACCAAATTGTCACTCTCTTTGTTCACCTTCCTTCTGTTGGCAACGTCATATAGTTCAATCTTCACATCACACTGA
- the LOC105796662 gene encoding non-specific lipid transfer protein GPI-anchored 5: MALGKITLVQGLALVMVTLLWTGTMAQSDCTSVLITMAPCFDYVTGTSSTPSVPCCSQLANVVQLQPHCLCMALSGGGSSVGVEVNQTLALALPQLCHVKTPPENNCKAADGPAVISISPSGSPQGLPPHSNDTPGSNSSTSGGSRTIAATASDVIFNTSLQFILFLLPIALFSSTWTTIS, translated from the exons ATGGCGTTAGGGAAGATAACCCTTGTGCAGGGTCTAGCCTTGGTCATGGTAACTTTGCTATGGACTGGAACCATGGCTCAATCAGACTGCACCAGTGTGCTAATCACGATGGCTCCATGCTTTGATTATGTGACTGGAACCTCCTCAACCCCATCTGTTCCATGCTGCTCACAGCTTGCTAACGTTGTTCAATTACAGCCACATTGCCTTTGCATGGCCCTCAGTGGTGGTGGTTCATCAGTGGGTGTGGAAGTAAACCAGACACTTGCCCTTGCACTCCCTCAACTTTGCCATGTCAAAACCCCACCTGAGAACAACTGCAAAG CTGCTGATGGACCTGCTGTAATTTCAATATCTCCATCTGGTTCACCTCAAGGTTTACCACCCCATTCAAATGATACCCCAGGCAGCAACTCTTCAACATCAG GTGGATCTAGAACAATTGCAGCTACTGCCAGTGATGTTATCTTCAACACATCCCTTCAGTTCATCCTGTTCTTGCTGCCCATTGCTTTGTTTTCTTCAACTTGGACCACCATCTCCTAA